From a region of the Myxococcus fulvus genome:
- a CDS encoding isochorismatase family protein, with protein MALPAISPYPMPGAADLPKNKVAWKLEPKRAVLLIHDMQHYFVNAFTPNQSPVKELVPNIQRLRQHAHSMVIPVAYSAQPGGQTPEQRGLLLDFWGGGIPDAPEQKKIIDELTPTNVDLQLTKWTYSAFRRTDLLNTMRALGRDQLIICGVYAHIGCLQTASDGFMSHIQPFLVADALGDFSLDHHHLALNYAAKLCAVTTTTQQVLEMLGVPGPTTLPRLTRQQIRADVAEMLQQSVQEVGEDANLLELGLDSIRLMSLVERWRSYGFESSFVELAERPTLTEWYSMLGAMTLPPPDAGSVQVSARS; from the coding sequence ATGGCGCTCCCCGCCATCTCCCCCTACCCGATGCCCGGCGCCGCCGACCTGCCCAAGAACAAGGTCGCCTGGAAGCTCGAGCCGAAGCGCGCGGTGCTGCTCATCCACGACATGCAGCACTACTTCGTGAACGCCTTCACGCCGAACCAGTCGCCCGTGAAGGAGCTGGTCCCCAACATCCAGCGGCTGCGCCAGCACGCCCACTCGATGGTCATCCCCGTGGCGTACTCCGCGCAGCCGGGGGGCCAGACGCCGGAGCAGCGCGGCCTCCTGCTGGACTTCTGGGGGGGCGGCATCCCCGACGCACCGGAGCAGAAGAAGATCATCGACGAGCTGACGCCCACCAACGTCGACCTCCAGCTCACCAAGTGGACCTACAGCGCGTTCCGCCGCACGGACCTGCTGAACACGATGCGCGCGCTCGGGAGGGATCAACTCATCATCTGCGGCGTCTACGCGCACATCGGCTGCCTGCAGACGGCCAGCGACGGCTTCATGAGCCACATCCAGCCCTTCCTCGTCGCGGACGCGCTGGGTGACTTCTCGCTCGACCACCACCACCTCGCGCTCAACTACGCCGCGAAGCTGTGCGCCGTCACCACCACCACGCAGCAGGTCCTCGAGATGCTGGGCGTGCCCGGGCCGACGACGCTCCCGCGCCTGACGCGGCAGCAGATTCGCGCGGACGTCGCGGAGATGCTCCAGCAGTCCGTGCAGGAGGTGGGCGAGGACGCGAACCTGCTCGAGCTCGGCCTGGACTCCATCCGCCTGATGAGCCTGGTGGAGCGCTGGAGGAGCTACGGCTTCGAGAGTTCCTTCGTGGAGCTGGCCGAACGCCCCACGCTGACCGAGTGGTACTCGATGCTCGGCGCCATGACGCTCCCGCCCCCGGACGCCGGCAGCGTCCAGGTGTCCGCCCGCTCGTAG
- the dhbC gene encoding isochorismate synthase DhbC: MKTTEVAPQKLAAQLLESYEAGSSFFFASPRRTLLARGTFATVPHVGGQSSLERLGERVAKVLSDARQADHDIPVAVGAVPFVGRAPAQLVVPMTLQRAGPLVFDDVAMPHPVLPQSYTLRPVPEPSAYLDGVAQALKLMESGPLRKVVLSRSLHLSATTPIDLQRLLHNLARRNPSGFTFAVDLQGEGRRTLIGASPELLVSRNGMQVVANPLAGSAARSPDPVEDQARAARLLESPKDLHEHAVVIDAVAEAMRPFCKTLDVPARPSLVSTQTMWHLSSRIVGEIADPSISSLTLAMALHPTPAVCGFPTELAHEAIGHIEPFDRGYFTGTVGWCDANGDGQWAVTIRCAEADESSLRLFAGAGIVAGSKPESELAETEAKFRTMLQAMGLGQGAEVKP, encoded by the coding sequence GTGAAGACGACCGAAGTGGCACCCCAGAAGCTGGCGGCGCAGTTGCTCGAGAGCTACGAGGCCGGCTCCTCCTTCTTCTTCGCCTCGCCGCGCCGGACGTTGTTGGCGCGGGGCACCTTCGCCACCGTGCCGCACGTGGGCGGCCAGAGCTCGCTGGAGCGGCTGGGCGAGCGCGTGGCCAAGGTGCTGAGCGACGCGCGCCAGGCGGACCATGACATCCCGGTGGCGGTGGGCGCGGTGCCCTTCGTCGGCCGCGCGCCCGCGCAGCTCGTGGTGCCGATGACGCTCCAGCGCGCCGGCCCGCTGGTGTTCGACGACGTGGCCATGCCGCACCCCGTCCTCCCGCAGAGCTACACGCTGCGCCCGGTGCCGGAGCCCTCCGCGTACCTGGACGGCGTGGCCCAGGCGCTCAAGCTCATGGAGAGCGGGCCCCTGCGCAAGGTGGTGCTGTCGCGCTCGCTGCACCTGAGCGCCACCACGCCCATCGACCTGCAGCGGCTGCTGCACAACCTGGCCCGGCGCAACCCGTCCGGCTTCACCTTCGCCGTGGACCTGCAGGGCGAGGGCCGGCGCACGCTCATCGGCGCGAGCCCGGAGCTGCTCGTGTCGCGCAACGGGATGCAGGTGGTGGCCAACCCGCTGGCGGGCTCCGCCGCGCGCAGCCCGGACCCCGTCGAGGACCAGGCCCGGGCGGCCCGGCTGCTGGAGTCCCCCAAGGACCTGCACGAGCACGCGGTGGTCATCGACGCGGTGGCGGAGGCCATGCGTCCGTTCTGCAAGACGCTGGATGTGCCGGCCCGCCCGTCGCTCGTCAGCACGCAGACGATGTGGCACCTGTCCAGCCGCATCGTCGGAGAGATTGCCGACCCGTCCATCTCCTCGCTGACGCTGGCCATGGCGCTGCACCCCACGCCGGCCGTCTGCGGCTTCCCCACGGAGCTGGCGCACGAGGCCATCGGCCACATCGAGCCGTTCGACCGGGGCTACTTCACGGGCACCGTGGGCTGGTGCGACGCCAACGGCGACGGCCAGTGGGCGGTGACCATCCGGTGCGCCGAGGCGGACGAGAGCTCACTGCGGCTGTTCGCGGGCGCGGGCATCGTCGCCGGCTCCAAGCCGGAGTCCGAGCTGGCGGAGACCGAGGCCAAGTTCCGCACCATGCTCCAGGCGATGGGCCTGGGCCAGGGCGCCGAGGTGAAGCCATGA
- a CDS encoding 2,3-dihydro-2,3-dihydroxybenzoate dehydrogenase gives MGDTPRVALVTGAARGIGAEVARVLAPEATIAALDTNAEGLLALVAELRARGQKASAWPVSVSDAAAVETVVERIEKELGPIHILVNVAGVLRMSSIVDMSDEDWATTFGVNTNGVFHVSRAVARRMVPRREGVIVTVASNASSTPRLQMGAYAASKAASTMFTKCLGLELAQYGIRCNVVSPGSTDTDMQRNMWKDANGAQAVIAGSSESFRVGIPLQRIADPRDIAHAVQFLVSDRARHITLHDLCVDGGATLGT, from the coding sequence ATGGGAGACACACCGCGGGTGGCACTGGTGACGGGCGCGGCGCGGGGCATCGGCGCCGAGGTCGCGCGGGTGCTGGCCCCGGAGGCCACCATCGCCGCCCTGGACACGAACGCCGAGGGGCTGCTGGCGCTGGTGGCGGAGCTGCGTGCGCGGGGCCAGAAGGCCAGCGCGTGGCCGGTCAGCGTCAGCGACGCCGCGGCGGTGGAGACGGTGGTCGAGCGCATCGAGAAGGAGCTGGGCCCCATCCACATCCTGGTGAACGTGGCGGGGGTGCTGCGCATGTCCTCCATCGTGGACATGAGCGACGAGGACTGGGCGACGACCTTCGGGGTGAACACGAACGGCGTGTTCCATGTCTCGCGCGCGGTGGCCCGGCGCATGGTCCCCCGGCGCGAGGGCGTCATCGTCACCGTGGCCTCCAACGCCTCCAGCACGCCCCGGCTGCAGATGGGCGCCTATGCCGCGTCCAAGGCCGCCTCCACCATGTTCACCAAGTGCCTGGGCCTGGAGCTGGCGCAATACGGTATCCGATGCAACGTGGTGTCTCCGGGCTCCACGGACACCGACATGCAGCGGAACATGTGGAAGGACGCCAACGGCGCCCAGGCCGTCATCGCCGGCTCCTCCGAGAGCTTCCGCGTCGGAATCCCGCTCCAGCGCATCGCCGACCCGCGCGACATCGCCCACGCGGTGCAGTTCCTGGTGTCGGACCGCGCACGTCACATCACCCTGCACGACCTGTGTGTCGACGGCGGCGCCACCCTGGGCACCTGA
- a CDS encoding class II 3-deoxy-7-phosphoheptulonate synthase, producing MNRTWNPRTWRQKPVKYMPEDYPDARALTRVEDELSRLPLLVNPAETRRLTSALAQVAQGKAFLLQGGDCAESFKEFTSDNIRDTFRLILQMALVLTFAGGRPVVKVGRIAGQFAKPRSSPVETLGGVTLPAYRGDIINGMDFDAAERTPDPKRLLKAYHQSSATLNLLRAYAQSGYADLCNLHQWSLDSVAGTPGADNYRKLADSIFESLCFINALSPTAEHNAPSPIPVDLFTSHEALLLNFEETMTRQESSSGHWYDGSAHMLWIGERTRQLDGGHVEFMRGIRNPIGVKCGPTMEPDDLLRLMDALNPDAIPGRLTLIGRFGSDKVADCLPRLMAATRRDGRPVIWSIDPMHGNTHKASNGYKTRAFDRILSEVKTFLEVAAAESVHAGGMHLEMTGQNVTECLGGPLAVTEDDLHSRYHTHCDPRLNGDQALQLSFMVAEKLRDMKSPHARAA from the coding sequence ATGAACCGAACCTGGAACCCCCGCACCTGGCGGCAGAAGCCCGTGAAGTACATGCCGGAGGACTATCCGGACGCGCGCGCCCTCACGCGCGTCGAGGACGAGCTGTCCCGGCTGCCCCTGCTGGTGAACCCCGCGGAGACGCGAAGGCTCACCTCCGCCCTGGCCCAGGTGGCCCAGGGCAAGGCCTTCCTGCTCCAGGGCGGTGACTGCGCGGAGAGCTTCAAGGAGTTCACCTCCGACAACATCCGCGACACCTTCCGCCTCATCCTCCAGATGGCGCTGGTGCTCACCTTCGCCGGCGGCAGGCCCGTGGTGAAGGTGGGCCGCATCGCCGGCCAGTTCGCCAAGCCGCGCTCCAGCCCCGTGGAGACGCTCGGCGGTGTCACCCTGCCCGCGTACCGCGGCGACATCATCAACGGCATGGACTTCGACGCGGCCGAGCGCACGCCCGACCCCAAGCGCCTGCTCAAGGCCTACCACCAGTCCTCCGCCACGCTGAACCTGCTGCGGGCCTATGCCCAGAGCGGTTACGCGGACCTGTGCAACCTGCACCAGTGGTCGCTCGACTCCGTTGCGGGCACGCCCGGCGCCGACAACTACCGCAAGCTCGCCGACTCCATCTTCGAGTCGCTGTGCTTCATCAACGCGCTCAGCCCCACGGCCGAGCACAACGCGCCGTCCCCCATCCCCGTGGACCTGTTCACCAGCCACGAGGCCCTGCTCCTCAACTTCGAGGAGACGATGACGCGCCAGGAGTCCTCCAGCGGCCACTGGTACGACGGCTCCGCCCACATGCTCTGGATTGGCGAGCGCACCCGCCAGCTCGACGGCGGCCACGTCGAGTTCATGCGCGGCATCCGTAACCCCATTGGCGTCAAGTGCGGCCCCACGATGGAGCCCGACGATTTGCTGCGCCTGATGGACGCCCTCAACCCGGACGCCATCCCCGGACGCCTCACGCTCATCGGCCGCTTCGGCTCCGACAAGGTCGCCGACTGCCTCCCCCGCCTCATGGCCGCCACCCGCCGCGACGGCCGCCCCGTCATCTGGTCCATCGACCCGATGCACGGCAACACCCACAAGGCCAGCAACGGCTACAAGACGCGCGCCTTCGACCGCATCCTCTCCGAGGTGAAGACCTTCCTGGAGGTCGCCGCCGCCGAGAGCGTCCACGCCGGCGGCATGCACCTGGAGATGACCGGCCAGAACGTCACCGAGTGCCTGGGCGGCCCGCTCGCCGTCACCGAGGACGACCTCCACAGCCGCTACCACACGCACTGCGACCCGCGCCTGAACGGAGACCAGGCGCTCCAGCTTTCCTTCATGGTCGCGGAAAAGCTCCGGGACATGAAGTCTCCCCATGCCCGTGCAGCCTGA
- a CDS encoding (2,3-dihydroxybenzoyl)adenylate synthase, whose protein sequence is MSTNASRLPGCPTWPEEYAERYRAAGYWRGETFGKLLRERAERHGDRTALVSGAERLTYRQLDARVDRLAAGLHGLGIRASDRVVVQLPNIAAFYEVCFALFRLGALPVFALPAHRGSEIGYFCEFTEAVAYVIADRHGGFDYRNLAAAVQAKTPTLKHVLVVGDAGPFTSLESLYAAQPVTLTEPRPDDVAFFQLSGGSTGVPKLIPRTHDDYIFSLRASAEICQLDTSSVYLCALPVAHNFPMSSPGVFGTFHAGGTAVLALHPSPDVAFPLIEKEKVTITALVPPLAMVWMDAAKARRHDLSSLRVLQVGGAKFSAEAAARVKPTLGCTVQQVFGMAEGLVNYTRLDDSEERIVNTQGRPICVDDELRIVDEDGQDVAVGETGQLLTRGPYTIRGYYKAETHNARAFTSDGFYCTGDLVRMTADGYLVVEGRAKDQINRGGDKVAAEEVENHLLAHPEVHDAAVVSMPDAFLGERTCAFVIPRGTPPPATSLTAFLRERGLAAFKIPDRVEFLDAFPKTGVGKVSKKALREKLSQPTAPR, encoded by the coding sequence ATGAGCACGAACGCGTCCCGGCTCCCCGGCTGCCCCACCTGGCCGGAGGAATATGCCGAGCGCTACCGCGCCGCGGGCTACTGGCGCGGGGAGACCTTCGGCAAGCTCCTGCGTGAGCGCGCCGAGCGCCACGGCGACCGCACCGCGCTGGTCTCCGGCGCCGAGCGGCTCACGTACCGGCAGCTCGACGCGCGCGTGGACCGGCTCGCCGCGGGCCTGCACGGCCTGGGCATCCGCGCGAGTGACAGGGTGGTGGTGCAGCTGCCCAACATCGCCGCGTTCTACGAGGTGTGCTTCGCGCTGTTCCGGCTGGGCGCCCTGCCCGTCTTCGCGCTGCCCGCGCACCGCGGCTCGGAGATCGGCTACTTCTGCGAGTTCACCGAGGCGGTCGCCTACGTCATCGCGGACCGCCACGGCGGCTTCGACTACCGCAACCTCGCCGCCGCCGTGCAGGCGAAGACGCCCACGCTCAAGCACGTCCTCGTCGTCGGCGACGCGGGCCCCTTCACCTCGCTGGAGAGCCTGTACGCCGCCCAGCCCGTGACGCTGACCGAGCCCCGGCCCGACGACGTCGCCTTCTTCCAGCTGTCCGGCGGCAGCACGGGCGTGCCCAAGCTCATCCCGCGCACGCACGACGACTACATCTTCAGCCTCCGGGCCAGCGCGGAGATCTGCCAGCTCGACACCTCCAGCGTGTACCTGTGCGCGCTGCCGGTGGCGCACAACTTCCCCATGAGCTCGCCGGGCGTGTTCGGCACGTTCCACGCGGGCGGCACCGCGGTGCTGGCCCTGCACCCGAGCCCCGACGTGGCCTTCCCCCTCATCGAGAAGGAGAAGGTCACCATCACCGCCCTGGTGCCGCCCCTGGCCATGGTGTGGATGGACGCGGCCAAGGCGCGCCGGCATGACTTGTCCAGCCTGCGCGTGCTCCAGGTGGGCGGCGCCAAGTTCAGCGCCGAGGCCGCCGCGCGCGTGAAGCCCACGCTGGGCTGCACCGTGCAGCAGGTCTTCGGCATGGCCGAGGGCCTGGTCAACTACACGCGCCTGGACGACTCCGAGGAGCGCATCGTCAACACCCAGGGCCGCCCCATCTGCGTGGACGACGAGCTCCGCATCGTCGACGAGGATGGGCAGGACGTCGCGGTGGGCGAGACGGGCCAGCTGCTCACGCGCGGGCCGTACACCATCCGCGGCTACTACAAGGCGGAGACGCACAACGCGCGCGCCTTCACCTCCGACGGCTTCTACTGCACCGGCGACCTGGTGCGCATGACGGCGGACGGCTACCTGGTGGTCGAGGGCCGCGCGAAGGACCAGATCAACCGCGGCGGTGACAAGGTCGCGGCCGAGGAGGTGGAGAACCACCTGCTGGCGCACCCCGAGGTCCACGACGCCGCCGTCGTGTCCATGCCGGATGCGTTCCTGGGCGAGCGCACCTGCGCGTTCGTCATCCCGCGCGGCACGCCGCCTCCGGCCACGTCGCTCACCGCGTTCCTGCGGGAGCGGGGCCTGGCGGCCTTCAAGATTCCGGACCGGGTCGAGTTCCTCGACGCGTTCCCCAAGACGGGTGTCGGCAAGGTCAGCAAGAAGGCGCTGCGCGAAAAGCTCAGCCAGCCCACCGCGCCGCGCTGA
- the mxcG gene encoding myxochelin non-ribosomal peptide synthetase MxcG codes for MPESHAAHWPLSAAQHGIWVGQQLDLASPIYNAGECIELRGAIDPAHFEAAVRQTVSEAEALHARFETTEAGPSQQVTPQVDWALQHVDLTSAEDPWAAAQAWMREDLTRTVDLTRGPLFAQVLFKAGPERWFWFQRVHHIAMDGFGFSLLARRVADLYTSRVTGKAAPAGFGPLRPVLDEDAAYRAGPQLEKDREFWVGRLTDAPLPVTLAPPAPMSATFVRATRQLEKVDVERMQAVAKQVGLTWPDLVLAAAAAWIHQRTDAPEVVLGLPVMTRLGSAAIRVPCMAMNIVPLRVPVAADASLASLARSIAAELKASRPHLRYRYEQLRRDLRRVGGQRKLFGPVVNIMPFDYGLRFAGLPGIAHNISAGPVEDLSIGMYARSDGGGLRVDFDANPVCYDARTVDSHQREFLQALDTWLGAPDAPLRGQGAGVSSAEASLLDGGPLPTAPRPVLELMEQQVREQPDVIAVEHGEHRLTYRDLWEASGSLAARLTEQGARSDTPVAVKVPRGLDAIIASLGILRAGAGYLPLDPNGPASRTSAILEDATPSLLVLPSDAVAATDASPRASGHLAIQRRDVVRAEQPARAAGEHLAYVIYTSGSTGQPNGVQIPHDALAHFVAGATHRYRFTREDRVLQFAPLHFDASVEEVFLTLCVGGRLVLRTDEMLQSVPRLLEACAAHGITVLDLPTAFWHELAYAVSTGAAKLPSSLRTVIIGGEAALPERVARWRATVGPSVQLLNTYGPTEATVVATVASLGDADGPTSERDEVPIGVPLPGVRAALVDAQGRLVAQGSEGELCLMGGALARGYLGRPELDKARFISLATLPGQPRAYRTGDKARLREDGQLVFVGRVDDELKISGHRIDPAEVETVLIGHPGVREAAVVGQTLPGGARRLCAHIVAESPAPSAADLRKHLLANLPAPMVPGAIVFAERLPRTSTGKIDRAELRKAAVVDPTTQTAQATTELERVVLGIWEEVLGATGLTAQDDFFDRGGQSLQSIQVANRLGIALGREVPVATVFRYPTAAALAQALEHGESNGHDTSGPSTTMLADAELSEDIVPRLTPPQATGAQRTFEALFPEPRQVLLTGATGFVGAHLLDQLLRQTQARVVCLVRAKDEPQALERIRAAMTSQRLSTEGLSERVLALPSDLTQPSLGLDSARFHGLAAECDVILHNAAVVSVVREYGSLQAVNVRGTRELLRLAAAVRPKPFHYVSTLAVAPQADVSPEVPEDFVPAHAGLRDGYQQSKWVAERLVQQASERGLPVAVYRLGRVVGATDTAIVNPQDLVWRILLAGIPARTLPMLEVGETWTPVDYVARAIVKLSRTATPGTVFNVTPVPDVRLPDLFRWVREYGYPVDLLPVPQWRAQVAERAGTADNTTTLAFFDLRSGDSQPAFGLGPIRCQRLHHALEGTGITCPPADRPLFFRYLAYCVANGLLPATPGTPLETAPSR; via the coding sequence ATGCCCGAATCACACGCTGCACATTGGCCGCTCTCCGCGGCGCAGCACGGAATCTGGGTCGGTCAGCAGCTCGACCTCGCCAGCCCCATCTACAACGCCGGTGAGTGCATCGAGCTGCGCGGCGCCATCGACCCCGCGCACTTCGAGGCCGCCGTCCGGCAGACCGTCTCCGAGGCCGAGGCCCTCCACGCGCGCTTCGAGACCACCGAGGCGGGCCCGTCGCAGCAGGTCACGCCGCAGGTGGACTGGGCGCTCCAGCACGTCGACCTGACGTCCGCCGAGGACCCGTGGGCCGCCGCCCAGGCGTGGATGCGCGAGGACCTGACGCGCACCGTGGACCTCACCCGAGGCCCCCTCTTTGCGCAGGTCCTCTTCAAGGCCGGCCCCGAGCGCTGGTTCTGGTTCCAGCGCGTCCACCACATCGCGATGGACGGGTTCGGCTTCTCGCTGCTCGCGCGCCGCGTGGCGGACCTCTACACCTCGCGCGTCACGGGGAAGGCCGCGCCCGCGGGCTTCGGCCCCCTGCGCCCCGTGCTGGACGAGGACGCCGCGTACCGCGCGGGGCCCCAGCTCGAGAAGGACCGCGAGTTCTGGGTCGGCCGGCTCACGGACGCGCCCCTGCCGGTGACGCTTGCCCCACCGGCGCCCATGTCCGCCACCTTCGTGCGCGCCACGCGTCAGCTCGAGAAGGTCGACGTGGAGCGGATGCAGGCCGTCGCGAAGCAGGTGGGCCTGACGTGGCCGGACCTGGTGCTCGCCGCGGCCGCCGCGTGGATCCACCAGCGCACGGACGCGCCCGAGGTGGTGCTCGGCCTGCCGGTGATGACACGGCTGGGCTCGGCGGCGATCCGCGTGCCGTGCATGGCGATGAACATCGTCCCGCTGCGCGTGCCCGTGGCGGCGGACGCCTCGCTCGCGTCGCTGGCGCGGAGCATCGCCGCGGAGCTGAAGGCGTCCAGGCCGCACCTGCGCTACCGCTACGAGCAGCTGCGCCGCGACCTGCGCCGCGTGGGTGGCCAGCGCAAGCTGTTCGGCCCCGTGGTCAACATCATGCCGTTCGACTACGGCCTGCGCTTCGCGGGGCTGCCCGGAATCGCTCACAACATCTCCGCGGGCCCGGTGGAGGACCTCTCCATCGGCATGTACGCCCGCTCCGACGGCGGCGGCCTGCGCGTCGACTTCGACGCGAACCCCGTCTGCTACGACGCGCGCACGGTGGACAGCCACCAGCGCGAGTTCCTCCAGGCGCTCGACACCTGGCTGGGCGCTCCAGACGCGCCCCTGCGTGGACAGGGCGCGGGGGTCTCCTCCGCGGAGGCCTCGCTGCTCGACGGCGGCCCGCTCCCCACGGCGCCTCGTCCCGTGCTCGAGCTGATGGAGCAGCAGGTCCGCGAGCAGCCCGACGTCATCGCGGTGGAACACGGCGAGCACCGGCTCACGTACCGCGACCTGTGGGAGGCCTCGGGCTCACTCGCGGCCCGGCTCACCGAGCAGGGAGCGCGCTCCGACACGCCCGTGGCGGTGAAGGTGCCTCGTGGGCTCGACGCCATCATCGCGTCCTTGGGCATCCTCCGCGCCGGCGCGGGCTACCTGCCGCTCGACCCGAACGGCCCCGCGTCCCGCACCTCGGCCATCCTCGAGGATGCCACGCCCTCGCTGCTCGTCCTCCCCTCGGACGCCGTCGCGGCCACCGACGCGAGCCCTCGCGCCTCGGGGCACCTGGCGATCCAGCGGCGCGACGTCGTCAGAGCAGAGCAGCCCGCGCGCGCCGCTGGTGAGCACCTGGCGTACGTCATCTACACGTCCGGCTCCACGGGTCAGCCCAACGGCGTGCAGATTCCCCACGACGCGCTGGCGCACTTCGTCGCGGGCGCCACGCACCGCTACCGCTTCACCCGCGAGGACCGCGTCCTCCAGTTCGCGCCGCTGCACTTCGACGCGAGCGTGGAGGAGGTCTTCCTGACCTTGTGCGTGGGCGGGCGACTGGTGCTGCGCACCGACGAGATGCTCCAGTCGGTGCCCCGCCTGCTCGAGGCCTGCGCGGCCCACGGCATCACCGTGCTCGACCTGCCCACCGCCTTCTGGCACGAGCTGGCCTACGCCGTGTCCACGGGCGCGGCGAAGCTGCCCTCCTCACTGCGCACCGTCATCATCGGCGGCGAGGCCGCGCTCCCCGAACGCGTCGCCCGCTGGCGCGCCACGGTGGGCCCGAGCGTGCAGTTGCTCAACACCTACGGCCCCACCGAGGCCACGGTGGTGGCGACGGTGGCCTCACTGGGTGACGCGGACGGCCCCACGTCCGAGCGTGACGAGGTCCCCATCGGCGTGCCGCTGCCCGGCGTGCGCGCGGCGCTGGTGGACGCGCAAGGACGCCTCGTCGCCCAGGGCTCCGAGGGCGAGCTGTGCCTGATGGGTGGCGCGCTCGCGCGGGGCTACCTGGGACGCCCGGAGCTGGACAAGGCGCGCTTCATCTCGCTGGCCACGCTGCCCGGTCAGCCCCGCGCCTACCGCACCGGCGACAAGGCGCGGCTGCGCGAGGACGGACAGCTGGTCTTCGTCGGCCGCGTGGACGACGAGCTGAAGATCAGCGGACACCGCATCGACCCCGCCGAGGTGGAGACGGTGCTGATCGGCCACCCCGGCGTGCGCGAGGCCGCGGTGGTGGGCCAGACGCTCCCGGGCGGCGCGCGCCGACTGTGCGCGCACATCGTCGCGGAGTCCCCGGCGCCTTCCGCCGCGGACCTGCGCAAGCACCTGCTCGCGAACCTGCCGGCCCCCATGGTGCCCGGCGCCATCGTGTTCGCCGAGCGGCTGCCTCGCACCAGCACCGGGAAGATCGACCGCGCCGAGCTGCGCAAGGCTGCCGTGGTCGACCCCACCACCCAGACAGCGCAGGCCACCACGGAGCTGGAGCGCGTGGTGCTGGGCATCTGGGAGGAGGTCCTCGGCGCCACGGGCCTCACCGCGCAGGACGACTTCTTCGACCGTGGCGGCCAGTCCCTCCAGAGCATCCAGGTGGCCAACCGCCTGGGCATCGCCCTGGGACGCGAGGTCCCCGTCGCCACGGTGTTCCGCTACCCGACGGCCGCCGCGCTCGCCCAGGCGCTGGAGCACGGTGAATCCAACGGCCACGACACCTCCGGCCCGAGCACGACGATGCTCGCGGACGCCGAGCTGTCCGAGGACATCGTCCCCCGCCTCACGCCTCCCCAGGCGACGGGAGCCCAGCGCACCTTCGAGGCCCTGTTCCCCGAGCCCCGCCAGGTGCTGCTCACCGGTGCCACCGGCTTCGTCGGCGCGCACCTGCTCGACCAGCTCCTGCGCCAGACACAGGCGCGCGTGGTGTGCCTGGTGCGCGCCAAGGACGAACCCCAGGCCCTGGAGCGCATCCGCGCGGCGATGACGTCGCAGCGGCTGTCGACCGAGGGCCTCTCCGAGCGCGTCCTCGCGCTCCCGTCGGACCTCACCCAGCCCTCGCTCGGGCTCGACAGCGCGCGCTTCCACGGACTCGCGGCCGAGTGCGACGTCATCCTGCACAACGCGGCCGTGGTGAGCGTGGTGCGCGAGTACGGCAGCCTCCAGGCCGTCAACGTCCGGGGCACGCGCGAGCTGCTGCGGCTGGCCGCCGCCGTGCGGCCCAAGCCCTTCCACTACGTGTCCACGCTGGCCGTGGCGCCCCAGGCCGACGTCAGCCCCGAGGTGCCCGAGGACTTCGTGCCCGCGCACGCCGGCCTGCGCGACGGCTACCAGCAGAGCAAGTGGGTCGCGGAGCGGCTCGTGCAGCAGGCCTCCGAGCGGGGCCTGCCCGTCGCGGTGTACCGGCTGGGCCGCGTCGTCGGCGCCACCGACACCGCCATCGTCAACCCGCAGGACCTGGTCTGGCGAATCCTCCTGGCGGGCATCCCCGCCCGCACGCTGCCGATGCTCGAGGTGGGCGAGACGTGGACGCCCGTCGACTACGTGGCGCGCGCCATCGTCAAGCTGTCGCGCACGGCCACGCCTGGCACGGTGTTCAACGTCACGCCCGTCCCCGACGTGCGCCTGCCGGACCTGTTCCGCTGGGTGCGCGAGTACGGCTACCCCGTGGACCTGCTCCCCGTCCCCCAGTGGCGCGCCCAGGTCGCCGAGCGCGCGGGCACCGCCGACAACACCACCACCCTGGCCTTCTTCGACCTGCGCTCCGGTGACTCCCAGCCCGCGTTCGGCCTGGGGCCCATCCGCTGTCAGCGCCTCCATCACGCCCTGGAGGGCACGGGAATCACCTGCCCCCCGGCGGACCGCCCTCTCTTCTTCCGATACCTCGCCTACTGCGTCGCGAACGGCCTGCTGCCGGCGACGCCTGGCACCCCTCTGGAAACGGCCCCCTCCCGATGA